A genomic segment from Tessaracoccus defluvii encodes:
- a CDS encoding dihydrolipoamide acetyltransferase family protein produces the protein MATVVVMPQLGNSVESCLIVSWQVKVGDEIAENAIVCEVETDKASMEVPATAGGTVLAILWDEGDDVPVKEPLLVVGAAGEDPAPALAAAGWDGEDEAAEAAPAAAEAVAAEAAAADATAVVRAAATGASSPRARSLAAANSLDIAAVAEGSGPGGRVIERDVKAALADATRGAARAGAHGAAAQGTGLGGRVTTGDLTAPAAVETASAAPAFVTSGQREFPGASTATPLKGIRKTIADRMMYSLASSAQLTYTSTANAAGLLALRKRLKNSPAELGLAGVTIGDLVGFAAVKTAAKHTNHNAHLSDGAYTVFEQVHMGFACDTPRGLLVPTVRNASQMSLREFSSVSKDLAQQAIAGNINPDLLSGATFTVSNLGGFGIESFTPLLNVPQVAILGVDAIFPRAVVNADGSFGVEQRIGFSLTADHRVIDGADAARFLQDLASYVENIDVTVLG, from the coding sequence ATGGCAACCGTCGTAGTGATGCCGCAGCTCGGCAACTCGGTGGAGTCCTGCCTGATCGTGTCGTGGCAGGTCAAGGTCGGAGATGAGATCGCGGAGAACGCGATCGTCTGCGAGGTCGAGACCGACAAGGCCTCCATGGAGGTCCCCGCGACCGCGGGCGGCACCGTGCTCGCCATCCTCTGGGACGAGGGCGACGACGTCCCCGTCAAGGAGCCGCTGCTGGTCGTCGGCGCCGCCGGTGAGGATCCCGCCCCCGCGCTCGCCGCCGCCGGCTGGGACGGCGAGGACGAGGCGGCCGAGGCCGCCCCGGCCGCCGCCGAGGCCGTCGCCGCAGAGGCCGCTGCCGCCGACGCGACCGCGGTCGTGCGTGCCGCCGCCACCGGAGCCTCGAGCCCCCGCGCCCGCAGCCTGGCCGCCGCCAACTCCCTCGACATCGCCGCCGTCGCCGAGGGCTCCGGCCCCGGCGGACGCGTCATCGAGCGTGACGTCAAGGCCGCGCTGGCCGACGCCACCCGTGGCGCAGCCCGCGCAGGAGCCCACGGCGCCGCCGCGCAGGGCACCGGGCTGGGTGGCCGGGTCACCACCGGCGACCTGACCGCGCCCGCCGCCGTCGAGACCGCCTCCGCCGCGCCCGCCTTCGTGACCTCCGGGCAGCGCGAGTTCCCCGGCGCATCGACCGCGACGCCGCTCAAGGGCATCCGCAAGACCATCGCCGACCGCATGATGTACTCGCTGGCCAGTTCCGCCCAGCTCACCTACACCTCGACGGCGAACGCCGCCGGGCTGCTGGCGCTGCGCAAGCGGCTCAAGAACTCGCCCGCCGAGCTCGGCCTGGCCGGCGTGACCATCGGCGACCTCGTCGGCTTCGCGGCCGTCAAGACCGCCGCCAAGCACACCAACCACAACGCGCACCTGAGCGACGGCGCTTACACCGTCTTCGAGCAGGTCCACATGGGTTTCGCCTGCGACACCCCGCGCGGGCTTCTGGTCCCGACGGTGCGCAACGCCTCGCAGATGTCGCTGCGTGAGTTCTCCTCCGTCAGCAAGGACCTGGCCCAGCAGGCCATCGCCGGCAACATCAACCCCGATCTCCTGAGCGGCGCCACCTTCACGGTGTCGAACCTCGGCGGCTTCGGGATCGAGTCGTTCACGCCGCTGCTGAACGTGCCGCAGGTCGCCATCCTCGGCGTCGACGCGATCTTCCCGCGCGCCGTCGTCAACGCCGACGGCTCGTTCGGGGTCGAGCAGCGCATCGGCTTCTCGCTCACCGCGGACCACCGCGTGATCGACGGCGCCGACGCGGCCCGCTTCCTGCAGGACCTGGCCAGCTACGTCGAGAACATCGACGTCACGGTCCTGGGCTGA
- a CDS encoding DeoR/GlpR family DNA-binding transcription regulator: MTVERHQREHQIMARLNVDGALTVAGLAADLGVSEVTIRGDLRTLEEQGMLVRTRGGARPTNWKSVVQREQINVEVKQRIAQLAASMIADEDTVMMEAGTTAATIVRYLGGRRGVQIVTNSALAFNSARANPALNVILTGGVFRRESESFVGPTAERAIADFNTRIAFVGTDGFSPERGLTTRFVEGAQVASLMSERAEETWLVADSTKFGQAGFVSFLPLHRLTGIITDSDLPAEAVKALQEHTRVCLV, translated from the coding sequence ATGACCGTCGAACGACACCAGCGTGAGCACCAGATCATGGCGCGCCTGAACGTCGACGGCGCCCTGACGGTCGCCGGGCTCGCTGCCGATCTCGGCGTCTCCGAGGTCACCATCCGCGGCGACCTGCGCACACTCGAGGAGCAGGGGATGCTCGTGCGCACCCGCGGCGGCGCGCGGCCCACGAACTGGAAGTCCGTCGTCCAGCGCGAACAGATCAACGTCGAGGTCAAGCAGCGCATCGCGCAGCTCGCGGCGTCGATGATCGCCGACGAGGACACCGTCATGATGGAGGCCGGGACGACGGCCGCGACCATCGTGCGCTACCTCGGTGGCCGCCGCGGGGTCCAGATCGTCACCAACTCGGCGCTGGCGTTCAACTCGGCCCGCGCCAACCCGGCCCTCAACGTGATCCTGACCGGCGGCGTGTTCCGCCGCGAGTCCGAGTCGTTCGTCGGCCCGACCGCAGAGCGGGCGATCGCCGACTTCAACACCCGCATCGCCTTCGTCGGCACCGACGGCTTCTCGCCGGAACGGGGCCTGACGACGCGTTTCGTCGAAGGCGCCCAGGTCGCCTCGCTGATGAGCGAGCGCGCGGAGGAGACCTGGCTCGTGGCCGACTCCACCAAGTTCGGCCAGGCCGGATTCGTCAGTTTTCTGCCCCTGCACCGGCTCACCGGGATCATCACTGATTCCGATCTGCCCGCGGAGGCGGTCAAGGCACTGCAAGAGCACACGCGCGTGTGCCTCGTCTAA
- a CDS encoding DNA topoisomerase IB translates to MPERRPRITRHRRGRRFVYRVGHRQVRRREELLRIARLAIPPAWSDVEISRSPSAKVLARGRDAEGRTQRIYNPAFRRRQERRKFERLPRFGEALPALRAQVERDLSRRHLGRKRVTAGAVRLIGGELLRVGNARSAEQRGSYGATTLQHRHVLLTSRTVRLDFTGKSGQRHQRTVRDARLARLLRRLAEGPGPELFRFEDEAGVTHPLRSSHINAYLARHLGEEFTAKDFRTWGGTVVAAATLLGTESGEFESPASRAAALRAAVSAAAEKLGNTVAVTRSSYVDPRVLKAVEHPAVLDEVRRARARMRDRRHFPVDEQATQALLAAMEHPRG, encoded by the coding sequence ATGCCTGAACGCCGTCCGCGCATCACACGCCACCGACGCGGGCGCCGGTTCGTGTACCGCGTGGGCCACCGACAGGTCCGCCGTCGCGAGGAACTCCTGCGGATCGCCCGGCTCGCGATCCCGCCCGCGTGGAGCGACGTCGAAATCTCCCGCTCCCCGTCGGCCAAGGTACTCGCCAGAGGGCGCGACGCCGAGGGGCGCACGCAGCGCATCTACAACCCGGCCTTCCGCCGCCGTCAGGAACGCAGGAAGTTCGAGCGGCTTCCGCGCTTCGGTGAGGCCCTCCCTGCACTACGCGCCCAGGTGGAGCGCGACCTGTCACGCCGGCACCTGGGCCGCAAGCGGGTCACCGCTGGCGCGGTCCGGCTCATCGGCGGAGAGCTGCTGCGCGTAGGGAACGCCAGGTCGGCCGAGCAACGTGGCAGCTACGGGGCGACGACGCTGCAGCACCGGCATGTGCTGCTCACCTCGCGGACGGTGCGGCTGGACTTCACCGGGAAGAGCGGCCAGCGTCACCAGCGCACGGTGCGGGATGCACGGCTCGCCAGGCTCCTACGCAGGCTCGCCGAAGGCCCGGGGCCAGAACTCTTCAGATTCGAGGACGAGGCCGGCGTGACGCATCCCCTGCGCAGCAGCCACATCAACGCCTACCTGGCCCGCCATCTCGGCGAGGAGTTCACGGCGAAGGACTTCCGGACCTGGGGTGGCACCGTCGTCGCCGCGGCAACCCTGCTGGGTACAGAGTCCGGGGAGTTCGAGAGCCCGGCCTCCCGCGCCGCTGCCCTGCGCGCAGCCGTCTCCGCCGCCGCCGAAAAGCTCGGCAACACTGTCGCGGTCACCCGGTCATCCTATGTCGATCCCCGCGTCCTGAAGGCTGTCGAGCACCCGGCCGTGCTGGACGAGGTGCGGCGAGCCAGGGCACGGATGCGTGACCGTCGGCACTTCCCGGTCGACGAACAGGCGACGCAGGCGCTCCTCGCGGCGATGGAGCATCCCCGGGGCTGA
- a CDS encoding CsbD family protein: protein MTTYPRDENRPGQGHADLTEELERETGVRQGEGHDRTAGDKVEDATNEFAGKVKQKFGDMTDDERLQSEGTRQELEADANQTTDRDDRR, encoded by the coding sequence ATGACCACCTACCCCCGCGATGAGAACCGTCCCGGCCAGGGACACGCCGACCTGACCGAGGAGCTCGAGCGTGAGACAGGCGTGCGCCAGGGTGAGGGACATGACCGCACGGCGGGGGACAAGGTCGAGGATGCAACCAACGAGTTCGCCGGCAAGGTGAAGCAGAAGTTCGGCGACATGACCGACGACGAGCGGCTGCAGTCCGAGGGCACGCGGCAGGAGCTGGAGGCAGACGCCAACCAGACCACCGACCGCGACGACCGCCGCTAG
- a CDS encoding MFS transporter, producing the protein MLTARYALLQSSYWGTFCLVISFASVYMLAGGISNAEIGIVLAVAGLLSAVAQPVLAGAAERSRRPLRVWIVVLGLVLAAAAVLLLVPGGSRLVTSLVYGFLIAAVQVVQPLVNAVGMDALNVGRRLNFGLARAAASLAFALIAAVAGRVVEATSETAIPLIMLGVLAVFIASAGTFVVRSDGGSHDGDHHAAASGAVVAARTSGDRARFVLLLAGLTLAMASHNLLNGFMFQLVSFHGAAASAMGVAIMIAALTELPTMGLWNRIVARWTPGLLLVVSGVAFAVKALATYLAPNLLGIYLAQALQFAAFGLLVPASVYYINRLFPPSERVKGQAYMTMTATAGSVVGSLAGGLVLQSAGVPSLLLLGVGFATVGAALTWAGANRA; encoded by the coding sequence CGGAGATCGGCATCGTGCTTGCCGTCGCCGGCCTTCTGTCGGCCGTGGCCCAGCCCGTCCTGGCCGGGGCGGCCGAACGCTCACGGCGCCCGCTGCGGGTCTGGATCGTGGTGCTGGGTCTCGTCCTCGCCGCGGCCGCCGTCCTGCTGCTGGTTCCCGGCGGCAGCCGACTGGTGACGTCGCTGGTCTACGGGTTCCTCATCGCCGCCGTCCAGGTGGTCCAACCGCTGGTCAACGCCGTCGGGATGGACGCCCTCAACGTCGGCCGCCGGCTCAACTTCGGCCTGGCCCGCGCCGCGGCCTCGCTGGCGTTCGCGCTGATCGCCGCGGTGGCCGGCCGCGTCGTGGAGGCCACCTCCGAGACGGCCATCCCGCTCATCATGCTCGGTGTGCTGGCCGTGTTCATCGCGTCGGCGGGCACGTTCGTGGTGCGTTCCGACGGCGGCTCCCATGACGGCGACCACCACGCCGCAGCCTCGGGTGCCGTGGTCGCGGCCCGCACGTCGGGTGACCGGGCCCGCTTCGTCCTGCTCCTGGCGGGACTGACGCTGGCGATGGCCAGCCATAACCTCCTCAACGGCTTCATGTTCCAGCTTGTGTCCTTCCACGGCGCCGCCGCGTCCGCCATGGGTGTGGCGATCATGATCGCGGCGCTGACCGAACTGCCGACCATGGGGCTGTGGAACCGGATCGTCGCCCGCTGGACGCCGGGCCTGCTCCTGGTGGTGTCGGGCGTCGCCTTCGCCGTCAAGGCACTGGCGACGTACCTCGCGCCCAACCTGCTCGGCATCTACCTGGCCCAGGCGCTCCAGTTCGCCGCGTTCGGGCTGCTGGTCCCCGCCTCCGTGTACTACATCAACCGACTGTTCCCTCCCTCGGAGAGGGTCAAGGGACAGGCCTACATGACGATGACGGCCACGGCCGGCAGCGTCGTCGGTTCCCTCGCGGGAGGCCTGGTCCTGCAATCGGCCGGGGTGCCGTCCCTGCTGCTGCTGGGGGTCGGGTTCGCCACCGTCGGCGCGGCCCTGACCTGGGCGGGCGCGAACCGGGCCTGA